A region of Paractinoplanes abujensis DNA encodes the following proteins:
- a CDS encoding hydantoinase B/oxoprolinase family protein has protein sequence MTTLDGARVEVVRSYLLSAAEEMRATLIRTSFNPVIYEVHDFGLSLYDAQMRPVAEATGLTAFLGANDYSLRKGVEYVGVENLHPGDVVLLNYPYWNAAHASDATLFAPVFDGGTLIGFLCIRAHWMDLGAKDPGYVLDSTDMHQEGLIFPGTKVVSRGEPVHDVHELLRFNSRMPDAILGDLHAQISAIRTGERRLLEIYAKFGHETVRAAIDQIIADGEARTRAALAALPQGTWSAEDYLDDDGISDELVKMRVTVTIADGTFLVDFAGSSPAVRGPINMPFGATEAICKVILKSLTSPHEPSNAGTVAPLEVRAEPGTLFHAVYPQPTFTLWTGIVAFELILKALAQGMPELLPASSGGDVPGFMMVGVHPDTGAMFAVSNNDLVGWGGTADHDGTDAATHVSGSTGRGTPIEVLEARTGMFMERVEIRTDSGGAGKFRGGSGLRRDIRFVAPGEFLMVIKKTKTQPWALAGGHRPDPNQIVAFPGTDREERISTKRLTVAPGDRVTLLTAGGGGHGRPADRDPAAVRRDVAEGYVSAAAAREIYGVGLDD, from the coding sequence GTGACCACACTGGACGGTGCCCGGGTCGAGGTCGTGCGCAGCTATCTGCTGTCCGCGGCCGAGGAGATGCGGGCCACCCTCATCCGTACGTCGTTCAACCCGGTCATCTACGAGGTGCACGACTTCGGCCTGTCCCTGTACGACGCGCAGATGCGGCCGGTCGCCGAGGCCACCGGGCTCACCGCGTTCCTCGGGGCCAACGACTACTCGCTGCGCAAGGGCGTCGAGTACGTCGGCGTCGAAAACCTGCACCCGGGCGACGTGGTGCTGCTCAACTACCCGTACTGGAACGCCGCGCACGCCTCGGACGCCACGCTGTTCGCGCCGGTGTTCGACGGCGGGACGCTGATCGGGTTCCTGTGCATCCGCGCGCACTGGATGGACCTGGGCGCCAAGGATCCGGGCTACGTGCTCGACTCCACCGACATGCATCAGGAGGGCCTGATCTTCCCCGGTACGAAGGTCGTCTCCCGTGGCGAGCCGGTGCACGACGTCCACGAGCTGCTGCGGTTCAACTCGCGCATGCCCGACGCCATCCTGGGTGACCTGCACGCGCAGATCTCGGCCATCCGTACGGGTGAGCGCCGGCTGCTGGAGATCTACGCCAAGTTCGGGCACGAGACCGTCCGGGCCGCGATCGACCAGATCATCGCCGACGGCGAGGCCCGTACGCGGGCCGCCCTGGCCGCCCTGCCCCAGGGCACGTGGAGCGCCGAGGACTACCTGGACGACGACGGCATCAGCGACGAGCTGGTCAAGATGCGGGTCACCGTCACGATCGCCGACGGCACGTTCCTGGTCGACTTCGCGGGTTCCTCGCCTGCCGTACGGGGTCCGATCAACATGCCGTTCGGCGCCACCGAGGCCATCTGCAAGGTGATCCTCAAGTCGCTGACCTCGCCCCACGAGCCCTCCAACGCGGGCACGGTGGCGCCGCTGGAGGTGCGGGCCGAGCCGGGCACGCTGTTCCACGCCGTCTACCCGCAGCCCACGTTCACGCTGTGGACCGGCATCGTGGCGTTCGAGCTGATCCTCAAGGCCCTCGCGCAGGGCATGCCCGAGCTGTTGCCGGCCAGCAGCGGCGGCGACGTGCCCGGCTTCATGATGGTCGGCGTGCACCCCGACACCGGGGCCATGTTCGCGGTCAGCAACAACGACCTGGTCGGCTGGGGCGGCACCGCCGACCACGACGGCACCGACGCGGCCACGCACGTCTCGGGCAGCACCGGCCGCGGCACCCCGATCGAGGTGCTGGAGGCCCGCACCGGCATGTTCATGGAGCGGGTGGAGATCCGTACGGACTCGGGCGGCGCCGGCAAGTTCCGCGGGGGCAGCGGCCTGCGGCGCGACATCCGGTTCGTCGCGCCGGGCGAGTTCCTCATGGTCATCAAGAAGACGAAGACCCAGCCGTGGGCGCTCGCCGGCGGGCACCGGCCCGACCCCAACCAGATCGTCGCCTTCCCCGGCACCGACCGTGAGGAACGCATCAGCACCAAGCGCCTGACCGTGGCTCCGGGCGACCGGGTCACGCTGCTGACCGCGGGCGGCGGCGGTCACGGCCGGCCGGCCGACCGGGACCCCGCTGCCGTACGCCGGGACGTCGCCGAGGGATACGTCTCGGCGGCCGCCGCCCGGGAGATCTACGGGGTGGGGCTCGATGACTGA
- a CDS encoding hydantoinase/oxoprolinase family protein — MSIRLAVDIGGTFVDAMELDTRTGKVRFRKASTTPAHPAQGVLNAIAALGTDLSRVELFIHGTTLGLNAVLERRGGNTGIITNEGFRDIFLIGRGNVPADHMYDFRYQRPESLVQRRFTAGVKGRLDYKGNVVDELDPESVRAAARELVENQGVTSIAITFLHSFLDPTHEREAARIIRAAYPDVSLSLSTDIVREYREYERTSTTVLEAYIRPIFERYVDELEKGLADQGFAGRFLIMRSGGGSMTGAVAKASPTHTVLSGPAGGIVGAAYLADELGRDNLLTFDIGGTSLDACVIEKGSAVAAYEAQLEHFPLLIPTYDIRTIGAGGGSIAWLDRGLLKVGPQSAGAAPGPVCYGRGGTQPTVTDAAVVLGFMDPERFLAGTMGLADEAARDAVRDQLAEPLGLSVPEAAAGVFDVLLAKTVGAVRQITVERGHDPRVFSLLAFGGAGPLLAPLLAREMGIGEVLVPFAPSGFSAWGMLSADIVNDFSRTVMTTLDGADLAQLEPLFKETEAEALASLSAQGVPSGEGVLERQFELRYLGQEHSLMVTVGSTSDAEAVRTAFDEVHHARYGHTMTNPLQILNLRVRGIGRTARPELPSIEAGGAATPRTHREAFDFGTRKIVPFAVYDRAELKAGNTFAGPALVDEGTSTTVVPSGQDVTVDEHGYLHVTLAGVAK; from the coding sequence ATGAGCATCCGGCTGGCCGTCGACATCGGCGGCACCTTCGTCGACGCGATGGAGCTCGACACCCGTACGGGCAAGGTCCGCTTCCGCAAGGCCTCGACCACCCCGGCCCACCCGGCGCAGGGGGTGCTCAACGCGATCGCCGCGCTCGGCACCGACCTGAGCCGGGTGGAGTTGTTCATCCACGGCACCACGCTCGGCCTCAACGCCGTGCTGGAGCGGCGTGGCGGCAACACCGGCATCATCACCAACGAGGGTTTCCGCGACATCTTCCTGATCGGCCGGGGCAACGTGCCGGCCGACCACATGTACGACTTCCGCTACCAGCGCCCGGAAAGCCTGGTGCAGCGCCGGTTCACCGCGGGCGTCAAGGGCCGGCTGGACTACAAGGGCAACGTGGTCGACGAGCTCGACCCCGAGTCCGTCCGGGCGGCCGCGCGCGAGCTGGTCGAGAACCAGGGCGTCACGTCGATCGCGATCACGTTCCTGCACTCGTTCCTCGATCCCACGCACGAGCGGGAGGCGGCCCGGATCATCCGCGCGGCCTACCCGGATGTGAGCCTGTCGCTGTCGACCGACATCGTGCGGGAGTACCGCGAGTACGAGCGGACCAGCACCACCGTGCTCGAGGCGTACATCCGGCCGATCTTCGAGCGGTACGTGGACGAGCTGGAGAAGGGACTGGCCGATCAGGGCTTCGCGGGCCGGTTCCTGATCATGCGGTCGGGTGGCGGTTCGATGACGGGTGCGGTGGCCAAGGCGTCGCCCACCCACACCGTGCTGTCCGGCCCGGCCGGCGGCATCGTGGGCGCGGCCTACCTGGCCGACGAGCTGGGCCGGGACAACCTGCTGACCTTCGACATCGGCGGCACCTCGCTCGACGCCTGCGTGATCGAGAAGGGCAGCGCGGTCGCCGCCTACGAGGCGCAGCTCGAGCACTTCCCGCTTCTGATCCCCACGTACGACATCCGCACGATCGGCGCCGGTGGCGGCTCGATCGCGTGGCTCGACCGTGGCCTGCTCAAGGTGGGCCCGCAGAGCGCCGGCGCCGCCCCCGGCCCGGTCTGTTACGGCCGCGGCGGCACCCAGCCCACCGTGACCGACGCCGCCGTGGTGCTCGGCTTCATGGACCCCGAGCGGTTCCTGGCCGGCACGATGGGTCTGGCCGACGAGGCCGCTCGCGACGCCGTCCGCGACCAGCTGGCCGAGCCGCTGGGGCTGTCCGTGCCCGAGGCCGCGGCCGGCGTCTTCGACGTCCTGCTGGCCAAGACGGTCGGCGCGGTCCGGCAGATCACCGTCGAGCGCGGTCACGACCCGCGGGTGTTCTCGCTGCTGGCCTTCGGCGGCGCCGGTCCGCTGCTGGCCCCGCTGCTGGCTCGCGAGATGGGCATCGGCGAGGTGCTGGTGCCGTTCGCGCCGTCCGGTTTCTCGGCCTGGGGCATGCTCAGCGCCGACATCGTCAACGACTTCTCCCGTACGGTCATGACCACGCTCGACGGCGCCGACCTGGCCCAGCTGGAGCCGCTGTTCAAAGAGACCGAGGCCGAGGCGCTCGCTTCGCTTTCCGCGCAGGGCGTGCCGTCCGGTGAGGGTGTGCTGGAAAGGCAGTTCGAGCTGCGCTACCTGGGTCAGGAGCACAGCCTGATGGTCACCGTGGGCTCCACGTCGGACGCGGAGGCGGTGCGCACGGCGTTCGACGAGGTGCACCACGCGCGCTACGGCCACACCATGACCAACCCGCTGCAGATCCTCAATCTGCGCGTGCGCGGGATCGGCCGCACCGCGCGCCCGGAGCTGCCGTCGATCGAAGCCGGCGGTGCGGCCACACCCCGTACGCATCGGGAGGCCTTCGACTTCGGCACCCGCAAGATCGTGCCGTTCGCCGTCTACGACCGGGCCGAACTCAAGGCGGGCAACACGTTCGCCGGCCCGGCGCTGGTCGACGAGGGCACGTCCACCACGGTCGTGCCGAGCGGTCAGGACGTGACCGTGGACGAGCACGGCTACCTGCACGTCACCCTGGCGGGAGTTGCGAAGTGA
- a CDS encoding dipeptide ABC transporter ATP-binding protein, translating into MPSGTSTRFTREQAVTMLDIQDLSVVIHRPGRQVAALSNVSFTVAPGEVVGLVGESGGGKSMVARAIVGMLPPGSRATGRVGFDGADVLRMDAADLAAHRGRGAAICFQNPRGALSPTRTVGRQLIDRLVTHQDMTGDRARESAKELFESVGIRNPARRLEAYPHELSGGMAQRVMISLATGCAPGLLIADEPTTGLDVTLTREILRQFRHAADTDGRGVLLISHDLASIAEVCDRVVVLYAGTVVETGPAAKVLHEPAHPYTRALLRSVPDVRGGRVVATAGGMPLMTSAPHDCPFAPRCTHATGDCRTSRPETTPLADGWSLACFHPQQAPLFAAPTASSSDAAPAAISPSGDHLYAEKSGIEVAEEGRAARERGAASKASAAREPSAAREPSAAREEGAAREPSAAREPSAARDGGAARESNAARESGAAREVGAARESSAALESGAARESGAAPEAGAARSETGAADRVPADTGRVVLRVEDAHVVYRSRFGSGGHHALRGVSLELKAGETLGVVGESGCGKSTLAKLIMGLVEPSAGSVEVAGKSVKKRSRVERTRAQMVFQDPIGSLSPRRTVGDSIAEPLRAAKVSTAERAQKTEAALTRMELDSSILSRLPHELSGGQAQRIGIARALVGQPDLIVFDEPTSALDVTVQAQILDVIADVAADAGHGSVFISHDLATVRGFADRVVVLYLGRVVEEGPVDEVFDRPRHPYTRALLGSAPRLGETRTPAVQLVKDLDEAGAATGCALAARCPFVTDTCRSQEQTLQSYGESRAACWRVPELPALIEKS; encoded by the coding sequence ATGCCCTCCGGAACGAGCACTCGCTTCACTCGCGAACAGGCGGTGACCATGCTCGACATCCAGGACCTCTCGGTGGTCATCCACCGGCCCGGCCGCCAGGTGGCGGCGCTCAGCAACGTCAGCTTCACGGTCGCCCCCGGCGAGGTCGTCGGCCTGGTCGGGGAGAGCGGCGGCGGCAAGAGCATGGTCGCCCGCGCGATCGTCGGCATGCTGCCCCCGGGCTCACGCGCCACCGGCCGCGTCGGCTTCGACGGCGCCGACGTGCTCCGCATGGACGCCGCGGACCTGGCCGCCCACCGGGGACGCGGAGCCGCGATCTGCTTCCAGAACCCCCGAGGTGCGCTCAGCCCCACCCGTACGGTGGGAAGGCAGTTGATCGACCGGCTCGTCACGCACCAGGACATGACCGGCGACCGCGCTCGCGAGTCGGCGAAGGAACTGTTCGAGTCGGTCGGCATCCGCAACCCCGCCCGGCGGCTGGAGGCCTACCCGCACGAACTGTCGGGCGGCATGGCCCAACGCGTGATGATCAGCCTGGCCACCGGCTGCGCGCCCGGCCTGCTGATCGCCGACGAGCCCACCACCGGCCTCGACGTCACCCTGACCCGCGAGATCCTCCGCCAGTTCCGCCACGCCGCCGACACCGACGGCCGCGGCGTTCTGCTGATCAGCCACGACCTGGCCTCGATCGCCGAGGTCTGCGACCGGGTCGTCGTCCTGTACGCCGGCACTGTCGTCGAGACCGGCCCGGCCGCGAAGGTGCTGCACGAGCCGGCTCACCCCTACACGCGGGCCCTGCTGCGCTCGGTCCCCGACGTGCGGGGCGGCCGCGTGGTGGCCACGGCCGGCGGCATGCCGCTGATGACGTCGGCGCCGCACGACTGCCCGTTCGCCCCGCGCTGCACCCACGCGACCGGCGACTGCCGCACTTCCCGCCCGGAAACGACCCCACTCGCGGACGGCTGGTCGCTGGCGTGCTTCCACCCGCAGCAGGCGCCGCTCTTCGCGGCTCCCACCGCCTCCTCATCCGATGCGGCTCCTGCCGCCATCTCGCCTTCAGGCGACCACCTTTATGCCGAAAAATCGGGCATCGAGGTTGCGGAGGAGGGTCGCGCGGCGCGGGAGAGGGGTGCGGCGTCGAAGGCAAGCGCTGCCCGTGAGCCAAGCGCTGCGCGTGAGCCAAGTGCGGCGAGGGAAGAGGGCGCTGCGCGTGAGCCAAGTGCGGCGCGTGAGCCAAGTGCGGCGAGGGACGGGGGTGCGGCGCGTGAGTCAAATGCCGCGCGGGAGTCAGGTGCGGCGCGGGAAGTGGGTGCGGCGCGGGAGTCGAGTGCTGCGCTCGAGTCAGGTGCGGCGCGGGAGTCAGGCGCGGCGCCGGAAGCTGGTGCGGCGCGGAGTGAGACAGGAGCGGCTGATCGCGTACCGGCTGACACAGGGCGGGTTGTGCTTCGGGTGGAGGACGCGCACGTCGTGTATCGCAGCCGGTTCGGGTCGGGCGGGCATCACGCGTTGCGGGGGGTCAGCCTCGAGCTCAAGGCCGGGGAGACGCTCGGCGTGGTCGGGGAGAGCGGCTGCGGGAAGAGCACCCTCGCGAAGCTCATCATGGGGCTTGTCGAGCCGTCGGCAGGCAGCGTCGAGGTCGCCGGCAAGAGCGTCAAGAAGCGGAGCCGCGTGGAGCGCACGAGGGCTCAGATGGTGTTCCAGGATCCGATCGGGAGTTTGAGTCCGCGGCGGACCGTGGGGGACTCGATCGCGGAGCCGTTGCGCGCGGCCAAGGTGTCCACGGCCGAGCGTGCCCAGAAGACCGAAGCCGCACTCACGAGGATGGAACTCGACAGCTCGATCCTCTCCCGGTTGCCGCACGAGCTCTCCGGTGGGCAGGCGCAGCGGATCGGGATCGCGCGGGCCCTCGTCGGTCAGCCCGATCTCATCGTGTTCGACGAGCCGACCAGTGCGCTCGATGTGACCGTGCAGGCGCAGATTCTGGACGTCATCGCCGATGTGGCCGCCGACGCGGGGCACGGCTCGGTGTTCATCTCGCACGACCTCGCCACCGTGCGCGGCTTCGCCGACCGGGTCGTCGTGCTCTATCTGGGCCGGGTGGTCGAGGAGGGGCCCGTGGACGAGGTGTTCGACCGGCCCAGACATCCCTACACCCGGGCATTGCTGGGCAGTGCGCCCCGCCTCGGCGAGACCCGCACCCCGGCCGTCCAGCTCGTCAAGGACCTGGACGAGGCCGGCGCCGCCACCGGGTGCGCCCTCGCCGCCCGCTGCCCGTTCGTCACCGACACCTGCCGGTCGCAGGAGCAGACCCTCCAGTCGTACGGCGAAAGCCGGGCCGCCTGCTGGCGTGTGCCCGAGCTGCCCGCCCTGATCGAAAAGAGCTGA
- a CDS encoding ABC transporter permease, protein MAAIEMTPVVSVNRDGRFAQVLIYVGGGILVVAALAALLAPVLTTWGPTEIDPSGTLAAPGGEHLLGTDGNGMDVWSRVLHAARLDLGIAVLAVALAVVVGTLLGMLAGYLGGWVDDVLMRIVDIFQAFPTFILALAVSALLGGGFVNLVITIAAVNAPAYARLVRAEVRTLREMQYIDAAKTSGASTIGIMWRHLLPNSLTPVRVIAPLNCGWAMLTLAGLSFLGLGVTVPTAEWGSMISLGTSDVVAGRWWTSVPPGLALLVCVLGFSLLGEGLQERADAKRR, encoded by the coding sequence ATGGCCGCGATCGAGATGACGCCCGTGGTCTCCGTCAACCGCGACGGGCGCTTCGCCCAAGTCCTGATCTACGTCGGCGGCGGGATCCTGGTGGTGGCCGCGCTGGCCGCTCTGCTGGCGCCCGTCCTGACGACGTGGGGCCCGACCGAGATCGACCCGTCCGGCACCCTGGCCGCGCCGGGCGGTGAACACCTGCTCGGCACCGACGGCAACGGCATGGACGTGTGGAGCCGGGTGCTGCACGCGGCCCGCCTCGACCTGGGCATCGCCGTGCTCGCGGTCGCCCTGGCCGTGGTCGTGGGCACGCTGCTCGGCATGCTCGCCGGCTACCTGGGCGGCTGGGTCGACGACGTGCTCATGCGCATCGTCGACATCTTCCAGGCGTTCCCCACTTTCATCCTGGCCCTGGCGGTCAGCGCGCTGCTCGGCGGCGGGTTCGTCAACCTGGTGATCACGATCGCCGCGGTCAACGCCCCCGCGTACGCCCGGCTGGTCCGGGCCGAGGTCCGCACGCTGCGGGAGATGCAGTACATCGACGCGGCCAAGACCTCGGGCGCGTCCACGATCGGCATCATGTGGCGGCACCTGCTGCCCAACAGCCTGACCCCGGTACGGGTCATCGCCCCGCTGAACTGCGGCTGGGCCATGCTCACGCTGGCCGGCCTGTCCTTCCTCGGCCTGGGCGTCACGGTGCCCACCGCCGAGTGGGGCTCCATGATCAGCCTCGGCACATCGGACGTCGTGGCCGGCCGCTGGTGGACCTCCGTCCCGCCCGGCCTGGCCCTGCTCGTCTGCGTCCTCGGCTTCAGCCTGCTCGGCGAGGGCCTGCAGGAACGCGCGGACGCGAAAAGGCGGTGA
- a CDS encoding ABC transporter permease: MRILRFVGRRLLQLIPVLLGVVVLTFLLVRVLPGDPIRSILGPNATEADAEAARVRFGLDQPLWKQFLDYLGGLVTGDFGTSIQSGAPVTGEMSLRLGPTLELVVIAVTIAVLLAIWLGIWSARRADRFGDHSVRIFALFGNSIPEFWLGLVLILVGYAALGWFPAPSGRVDPDAGLTPLTGADLIDALLTANGPAISSAAAHLVLPVLTLVIGVLAPLLRSVRASALEVLRSEAYAAAAAHGLPEKTLLRGYLRRATLVRLPSLAALVFGTALGSTVLVEYVFSWQGFGQWALRGLLYRDYPVVQASVLIIAFAYVLVFLIADVVHAWLDPRVKI, translated from the coding sequence GTGCGCATTCTGCGTTTCGTCGGTCGCCGGCTGCTCCAGCTGATCCCGGTTCTGCTCGGGGTGGTCGTGCTGACCTTCTTGCTGGTACGCGTCCTGCCCGGTGACCCGATCCGCAGCATCCTCGGGCCCAACGCGACCGAGGCCGATGCGGAGGCCGCACGCGTCCGCTTCGGCCTCGACCAGCCACTGTGGAAACAGTTCCTGGACTATCTGGGCGGGCTGGTCACCGGCGACTTCGGCACGTCCATCCAGAGCGGGGCGCCGGTGACCGGCGAGATGTCGCTGCGTCTGGGCCCCACGCTGGAGCTGGTCGTCATCGCGGTCACGATCGCCGTGCTGCTGGCCATCTGGCTCGGCATCTGGTCGGCGCGCCGGGCCGACCGGTTCGGCGACCACTCCGTACGGATCTTCGCGCTGTTCGGCAACTCCATCCCGGAGTTCTGGCTGGGCCTGGTGCTGATCCTGGTCGGCTACGCCGCGCTGGGCTGGTTCCCGGCGCCCAGCGGCCGCGTCGACCCCGACGCCGGCCTGACCCCGCTGACCGGGGCCGACCTGATCGACGCCCTGCTCACCGCGAACGGACCGGCCATCAGTTCGGCCGCCGCGCATCTGGTGCTGCCGGTGCTGACCCTGGTCATCGGCGTCCTGGCGCCACTGCTCAGGAGCGTACGGGCCTCGGCGCTGGAAGTGCTGCGGAGCGAGGCGTACGCCGCCGCGGCCGCGCACGGCCTGCCCGAGAAGACACTGCTGCGCGGCTACCTGCGGCGGGCCACCCTGGTGCGGCTGCCGTCGCTGGCCGCGCTGGTCTTCGGCACCGCCCTCGGCTCCACCGTGCTGGTCGAATACGTCTTCTCGTGGCAGGGCTTCGGCCAGTGGGCGCTGCGCGGGCTGCTGTACCGCGACTACCCGGTCGTGCAGGCGTCCGTGCTGATCATCGCCTTCGCGTACGTGCTGGTCTTCCTCATCGCCGACGTCGTGCACGCCTGGCTCGACCCGAGAGTGAAAATCTGA
- a CDS encoding ABC transporter substrate-binding protein codes for MAPPNISRRGLLQLGGSVALLMTTGACAAGSKDNPDATASGGPAASTLRIAVSSYLSSWDQDFVGFDLTALMLFKNVYPYMIDYGVTSAGDSQILDTANITPTFAESFEPDSTQKIWTLKLRQGVKFASGNEMKAADVKWSKDRAFAAQANVAGIYRTIGLTKPEQVVVKDDYTVEFRQEFPSALTKQIQAISLYVFDSVEAKKHATDADPWAKEWFAKNAPTGGYFNVTKATQGQEIELSANKDYPGTDGAKTPTIRLSVVPAAANQRLQLQAGDIDIALGITGQDLQDLKKAEGVKVLSAASNNQVAIQMSVTTAPFDDVNVRKALAYAVPYEQIIKNVYGGDARPTKSLVPLDMPGYAETGYPFTYDLEKAKQALAASGKTAINSELVFAADNDEQQKIAVQVQAEAAKAGITLKLTPLDPATLGERRTQKSIPLQITTGQLWVNDVEYMLATSFVKGAALNYSNYTNPELEQIYTKSHTTVDDAARQQLWAQVQTILAADVPWVIICQPNFNLPVREKVAGWVQPMDGLARLRYLSASA; via the coding sequence ATGGCTCCGCCAAACATTTCTCGTCGCGGCCTGCTCCAGCTCGGTGGCAGCGTGGCGCTTCTGATGACGACCGGCGCCTGCGCCGCCGGCAGCAAGGACAACCCGGACGCCACCGCCTCGGGCGGTCCCGCCGCGAGCACCCTGCGGATCGCCGTCTCCAGCTACCTCTCGAGCTGGGACCAGGACTTCGTCGGCTTCGACCTGACCGCGCTCATGCTGTTCAAGAACGTGTACCCGTACATGATCGATTACGGGGTCACGAGCGCCGGGGACAGCCAGATCCTCGACACCGCGAACATCACCCCCACGTTCGCCGAGTCCTTCGAGCCGGACAGCACCCAGAAGATCTGGACGCTCAAGCTGCGCCAGGGCGTCAAGTTCGCCAGCGGCAACGAGATGAAGGCGGCCGACGTCAAGTGGTCCAAGGACCGCGCGTTCGCGGCCCAGGCCAACGTGGCCGGCATCTACCGCACCATCGGCCTGACCAAGCCCGAGCAGGTCGTGGTCAAGGACGACTACACGGTCGAGTTCCGTCAGGAGTTCCCGAGCGCCCTGACCAAGCAGATCCAAGCCATTTCCCTGTACGTGTTCGACTCGGTCGAGGCCAAGAAACACGCGACCGACGCCGACCCGTGGGCCAAGGAGTGGTTCGCCAAGAACGCGCCGACCGGGGGCTACTTCAACGTCACCAAGGCCACCCAGGGCCAGGAGATCGAGCTCAGCGCCAACAAGGACTACCCCGGCACCGACGGCGCCAAGACCCCCACGATCCGGCTCTCGGTCGTGCCGGCCGCGGCCAACCAGCGGCTGCAGCTGCAGGCGGGTGACATCGACATCGCGCTCGGCATCACCGGCCAGGATCTGCAGGACCTGAAGAAGGCCGAGGGTGTCAAGGTGCTCTCGGCGGCCAGCAACAACCAGGTCGCGATCCAGATGTCGGTCACCACCGCGCCGTTCGACGACGTCAACGTGCGCAAGGCCCTCGCGTACGCGGTGCCGTACGAGCAGATCATCAAGAACGTGTACGGCGGCGACGCCCGGCCCACCAAGAGCCTGGTCCCGCTGGACATGCCCGGCTACGCCGAGACCGGCTACCCCTTCACGTACGACCTCGAGAAGGCCAAGCAGGCCCTCGCGGCGTCGGGCAAGACCGCGATCAACTCGGAGCTGGTCTTCGCGGCCGACAACGACGAGCAGCAGAAGATCGCCGTGCAGGTGCAGGCCGAGGCGGCCAAGGCGGGCATCACGCTCAAGCTGACCCCGCTCGACCCGGCCACCCTGGGCGAGCGGCGCACCCAGAAGAGCATCCCGCTGCAGATCACCACGGGTCAGCTCTGGGTCAACGACGTCGAATACATGCTGGCCACCAGCTTCGTGAAGGGCGCCGCGCTCAACTACTCGAACTACACCAACCCGGAGCTCGAGCAGATCTACACCAAGTCGCACACCACTGTCGACGACGCGGCCCGCCAGCAGCTCTGGGCCCAGGTGCAGACGATCCTCGCGGCCGACGTGCCGTGGGTCATCATCTGCCAGCCCAACTTCAACCTCCCCGTACGGGAGAAGGTGGCCGGGTGGGTGCAGCCGATGGACGGCCTGGCGCGTCTCCGCTACCTGAGCGCATCGGCTTGA
- a CDS encoding helix-turn-helix domain-containing protein, translating to MVRQPLTAEQIAAGRRLGVALRAARAGRSIVDVALAAGISPETLRKIEAGRMPAPAFGTVVCLSQALDVPLADLADAWLADMPARQAS from the coding sequence ATGGTTCGCCAGCCGCTCACCGCCGAGCAGATCGCCGCCGGCCGCCGCCTCGGGGTCGCCCTGCGGGCCGCCCGCGCCGGTCGCAGCATCGTCGACGTGGCCCTGGCGGCCGGCATCTCGCCCGAGACGCTGCGCAAGATCGAGGCCGGTCGGATGCCCGCGCCCGCGTTCGGCACCGTGGTCTGCCTGAGCCAGGCCCTCGACGTGCCCCTGGCCGACCTGGCCGACGCCTGGCTGGCCGACATGCCGGCCCGTCAAGCCTCCTGA